The genomic region CGCCAGGTAGATCCCCACCATCCCGGCCTCGGCCGCGCGCAGGGCGTACAGCCCGGCGGCCCCGGCGTGGTTGGACCTCACGGCGCCGACCACCCCGACACCCGTGGCACCGGCCTTCGCGATCGCCAGGTCGGTGACCCTGGTCATCACGACCTGACCGAGACCGTTGTCACCGTCGACCTGGGCACTGCTGGGCCGGTCGGCGAGGACCCGGATGTCCGGGTCGACGTTGATGCCACCCGCCCGGATCCTCTCCAGGTACGGCACCAACCGGATCACGCCGTGCCCGTTGCGGCCCCGGGCGTCCGCCTCGACCAGCCGTTGCGCCGTCAGTCGAGCATCGGGTCCCGGCACGCCGGCGCTCACCAGCAGGTCGCCCACCAGGCCCTCCAGCTCCGCCATCGTCATACGCACTCGAAAGGTGTCCTCTCATGAGTTCCGTCCTTGACCCCGCACAGCAGTTCGTGGACCTCTCGCCCGTCATCGCACCCACGACGGCGACCCGCCCGCAGTACCGCACCGTGGACGTCCACACCCACCTGGCCGTGCCCGCGGCCGCTGCGCTCGCGAAGCCGTGGCACCGCCCCGAGCTCGAGCCCCGAGCACGCTTCAGCTCCCCCGAGACCCTCGCCTACACAGCGGCCCTGCGCGCGACGCCCCAGTCGACCGCGCGGTTCGAGGACGCTGAGTCGCGCCTGGTCGACATGGACGCCCAGGGCATCGACACCCAGGTCCTGGCGGTCCCCCCGACCGAGTACTTCTACTGGCTGCCCGACAGCGAGGCCGTCCGCGTCTGCCGCGCCCAGCACGAGCGGCTCGCCGAGGTGGTCGCCCGGTTCCCCGGTCGCTTCGCCGCCATCGCCAACCTTCCGCTCGCCCACCCCGACCTGGCGGTGGAGATGCTGCGTGAGGCCCACGACCTCGGCATGGGCGGCTTCGAGCTGAGTGCTGACGTGATGAGAGCCGACGGCACGATCATCGAGCTCGACGACCGCAGGTACGACGAGCTCTGGTCCACGGCCACCGACCTCGCCATGACCGCCGTGCTGCACCCCCAGGGGTTCACGCACGGAGAGCGCTTCAGCGACTACTACCTGGTCAACGTGATGTGCATGCCGTTGGCCTCGACACTCGCAGTCACCCGGATGATCCTCGGCGGTGTGTGGCACCGTCACCCCGAGCTGCAGATGGTCGTGGTGCACGGTGGGGGCTACCTGCCGTTCTACGTCGCCCGCACGGACCACGCGTGGCGGCACCGCCCGGAGCTGCGGCACCACATCGACAGGGCACCCAGCGACTACCTGCGACTGCTGCACGTCGACACCAACGTCTTCGAGCCGGCCATGGTCGGCCACCTCGTGGCGCAGCAGGGCGCCGACCGCGTGCTGCTCGGCACCGACTACCCCTTCGACATGGGCACTCCGGACCCGCTGGGCTTCCTCGAGGATGCCGGCCTCACCGAGGACCAGCGTCGGCTGGTCCTCGGTGGCAACGCGCAGCGGTTGTTCCGGATCGGCTGACCCGGTCACGGCCTGGTCAGCCCCGGACCGGGCGGTCCACGTAGAGCTCGGAGAGGGCGAGACCTATCTGGTCGCGGCTCAGCGGGAGGGTGACCACCTCGTTGGTCTCGGCCGAGAGGTCGGCTGCCAGGTAGACCTCCATGACGGTCCGCGCGTGCCGCGGGTCGACCATCACCGGGCGGTCGTAGGCCACTGCCTCGAGGAAGTGCGTGGTCTCGCGCTCCATCGGCCCCGCGTACACGTGGTCGACGTACTCCCCCGGCATCGTGGACATCGGGAACTGCACCCCCCGGGCGACCGTGTTGACCACGACGTCGCGGTGGCTGGCATCGACCAGCACGGCAC from Nocardioides salarius harbors:
- a CDS encoding amidohydrolase family protein, yielding MSSVLDPAQQFVDLSPVIAPTTATRPQYRTVDVHTHLAVPAAAALAKPWHRPELEPRARFSSPETLAYTAALRATPQSTARFEDAESRLVDMDAQGIDTQVLAVPPTEYFYWLPDSEAVRVCRAQHERLAEVVARFPGRFAAIANLPLAHPDLAVEMLREAHDLGMGGFELSADVMRADGTIIELDDRRYDELWSTATDLAMTAVLHPQGFTHGERFSDYYLVNVMCMPLASTLAVTRMILGGVWHRHPELQMVVVHGGGYLPFYVARTDHAWRHRPELRHHIDRAPSDYLRLLHVDTNVFEPAMVGHLVAQQGADRVLLGTDYPFDMGTPDPLGFLEDAGLTEDQRRLVLGGNAQRLFRIG